A single genomic interval of Corylus avellana chromosome ca10, CavTom2PMs-1.0 harbors:
- the LOC132164047 gene encoding pseudouridine-5'-phosphate glycosidase, producing MASSALSRLTNLQRHFRPTDSNNNKGGSDGAGGGLIKISTEVSEALSHGRAVVALESTIISHGMPYPLNLETAKEVEAIVRTNGAVPATTAILDGIPCVGLSVEELERLAILGTRAQKTARRDIAHVVATGGNGATTVSATMFFASVVGIPVFVTGGIGGVHRHGEQTMDVSSDLTELGRTPVAVISAGVKSILDIPRTLEYLETQGVCVAAYKTNEFPAFFTETSGCKVPCRVDSPEDCARLIDANMKLKLDTGILFAVPIPKEHSASGSIIECAIQGALKEAREKNITGNAETPFLLARVNELTGGASLASNIALVKNNAFVGARIAVALSQLRKSCNEGDAESVS from the exons ATGGCGTCTTCAGCACTCTCAAGACTAACGAATCTGCAGAGACACTTCCGACCCACGGACTCGAACAACAACAAG ggGGGCAGTGATGGTGCTGGTGGAGGGTTGATCAAGATTTCTACAGAGGTATCTGAAGCCTTGTCGCATGGGCGTGCGGTAGTTGCTCTTGAATCCACTATTATTTCCCATG GAATGCCATATCCTCTAAATTTGGAGACAGCAAAGGAGGTGGAAGCGATTGTTAGGACAAACGGAGCTGTTCCTGCTACTACTGCAATTTTAGATGGCATACCATGCGTAG GCTTGAGTGTGGAAGAACTGGAAAGGCTTGCTATTTTGGGAACAAGAGCTCAGAAGACAGCTCGGAGGGACATTGCACATGTT GTGGCTACCGGAGGGAATGGAGCAACTACTGTTTCTGCGACAATGTTCTTTGCTTCTGTG GTTGGCATCCCTGTATTTGTCACTGGGGGTATTGGAGGAGTACATAGACATGGCGAGCAAA CAATGGACGTATCATCTGACCTTACAGAGCTTGGAAGGACCCCAGTGGCAGTTATCTCTGCCGGTGTAAAATCAATCTTAGATATTCCCAGGACCCTGGAATATTTG GAAACGCAGGGAGTTTGTGTTGCTGCTTACAAAACCAACGAGTTTCCAGCATTTTTTACAGAAACAAGTGGCTGCAAG GTGCCTTGTCGTGTAGATAGCCCGGAAGACTGTGCTCGGCTTATAG ATGCAAACATGAAACTCAAGCTTGATACTGGAATTCTTTTCGCAGTTCCAATTCCAAAAGAACACTCGGCTTCTGGAAGCATAATTGAATGTGCTATACAGGGAGCACTTAAAGAGGCTAG GGAGAAGAATATAACCGGAAATGCTGAAACTCCTTTCCTGCTTGCAAGAGTGAATGAACTAACTGGAGGAGCCTCACTTGCTTCAA ACATTGCACTTGTGAAGAATAACGCTTTTGTTGGTGCAAGGATAGCTGTAGCCCTTTCCCAGCTCAGGAAATCTTGTAATGAAG GTGATGCTGAGTCAGTGTCATAG
- the LOC132164091 gene encoding scarecrow-like protein 3 — protein MGPMFQDEGSSSVTSSPLQLFSMMSLPPSLGSPYPWLKELKSEERGLYLIHLLLTCANHVAAGSLENANIALEQISQLASPDGDTMQRIAAYFTEALADRILKAWPGLHKALNSTRITLVSEEILVQKLFFELFPFLKLTYVLSNQAIIEAMEGEKMVHIIDLNAAEPAQWIALLQVLSIRPEGPPHLRITGVHQQKEILDQMAYKLTEEAEKLDIPFQFNAVVSKIDNLDFDKLRVKTGEALAISSVFQLHSLLASDDELLRKKSPLASKNLNGSHLPRVLQINQSTLGELLEKDMVNGHSQSPDSASSSPISLNASAKMDSFLNALWGLTPKLMVIAEQDSNHNGSTLMERLLEALYSYAALFDCLESTVPRTSLERLKVEKMLFGEEIKNIIACEGAERKERHEKLEKWIQRLDLAGFGNVPLSYYGMLQARGLLQGYGCDGYKIKEENGCVVICWQDRALFSISAWRCRK, from the coding sequence ATGGGACCAATGTTTCAAGACGAAGGGTCTTCGTCTGTAACTTCGTCGCCTCTCCAATTATTTTCCATGATGTCACTTCCTCCTAGCTTAGGATCACCATACCCATGGCTTAAAGAACTTAAATCTGAAGAGCGGGGTTTGTATTTGATCCACTTGTTGCTCACTTGTGCAAATCATGTTGCTGCCGGTAGCCTTGAAAATGCAAATATTGCCCTTGAGCAAATCTCCCAACTCGCCTCTCCTGATGGTGATACCATGCAGCGCATAGCTGCATATTTCACTGAGGCACTTGCCGATAGAATCCTGAAAGCTTGGCCTGGTCTTCACAAGGCCCTCAATTCCACTAGAATAACATTGGTTTCTGAAGAAATTCTTGTTCAGAAACTGTTTTTTGAGCTGTTTCCCTTCTTGAAGTTGACCTATGTGCTCTCAAACCAGGCTATTATTGAAGCCATGGAAGGGGAAAAGATGGTTCACATAATTGACCTGAATGCAGCTGAACCTGCCCAATGGATTGCACTTCTTCAAGTTTTGAGTATACGGCCTGAAGGCCCACCCCATTTGAGAATCACTGGAGTTCATCAACAGAAAGAGATATTGGACCAAATGGCGTATAAACTGACTGAGGAAGCTGAAAAACTGGATATCCCATTTCAGTTCAATGCCGTGGTTAGCAAAATAGATAATCTTGATTTTGACAAACTCCGTGTCAAAACCGGGGAGGCTCTAGCGATCAGCTCAGTTTTCCAATTGCATTCCCTGTTGGCCTCTGATGATGAACTCTTGAGAAAGAAATCCCCACTTGCATCAAAGAATCTGAATGGAAGTCATTTACCTAGAGTCCTGCAAATTAACCAAAGCACATTGGGTGAGCTGCTTGAGAAAGATATGGTTAACGGGCATAGCCAGAGTCCTGACTCAGCCTCATCATCGCCTATATCTTTAAATGCTTCAGCAAAGATGGATAGCTTCCTTAATGCGTTGTGGGGTTTGACACCGAAGCTCATGGTAATAGCAGAACAAGATTCTAACCACAATGGATCAACTCTAATGGAGAGGCTATTGGAAGCTCTTTACTCTTATGCAGCACTGTTTGATTGTTTGGAGTCTACAGTCCCAAGAACGTCATTGGAGAGATTGAAGGTGGAGAAGATGCTGTTTGGGGAGGAAATCAAGAACATCATAGCATGTGAAGGAGCTGAGAGGAAAGAAAGGCATGAAAAGCTTGAGAAGTGGATCCAAAGGCTTGATTTGGCTGGGTTTGGGAATGTGCCTTTGAGCTATTATGGTATGTTGCAAGCAAGGGGGTTGTTGCAAGGTTATGGTTGTGATGGGTATAAGATCAAGGAAGAGAATGGTTGTGTGGTAATATGCTGGCAAGACCGAGCCTTGTTTTCAATATCGGCTTGGAGGTGTAGGAAATGA
- the LOC132164090 gene encoding uncharacterized protein LOC132164090 — protein sequence MAKIGCFSLAVLVVAGILLMISSSGNGEQVIMGKGCEGDVLGLASQCEKYVRKSGPKIKPSWGCCAVVKNADVPCVCSLVNKEIEQVIDMEKVVYVARSCGKTVAPGTKCGSYSVPPPQA from the exons ATGGCAAAAATCGGTTGCTTTTCTTTGGCAGTCTTGGTGGTTGCCGGAATACTATTGATGATCTCATCGTCCGGCAATGGTGAGCAAGTGATAATGGGCAAAGGTTGTGAGGGTGATGTGCTAGGGCTTGCGTCACAGTGCGAGAAGTATGTGCGTAAATCGGGGCCGAAGATTAAGCCATCGTGGGGCTGCTGTGCGGTGGTCAAGAATGCTGACGTGCCATGCGTGTGCAGTTTAGTTAACAAAGAAATCGAGCAGGTGATTGATATGGAGAAGGTGGTCTACGTGGCTCGCAGCTGTGGTAAAACAGTTGCACCAGGAACTAAATGTGGAA GTTATTCTGTCCCACCGCCACAGGCATGA